A window of Tripterygium wilfordii isolate XIE 37 chromosome 7, ASM1340144v1, whole genome shotgun sequence contains these coding sequences:
- the LOC120001526 gene encoding 40S ribosomal protein S16, giving the protein MAAPAESVQCFGRKKTAVAVTHCKRGRGLIKINGSPIELVEPEVLRFKAYEPILLLGRHRFAGVDMRIRVNGGGQTSQIYAIRQSIARALVAYYQKYVDEQSKKEIRDILYRYDRTLLASDPRRCEPKKFGGRGARARFQKSYR; this is encoded by the coding sequence ATGGCAGCCCCCGCAGAATCGGTGCAATGTTTTGGAAGGAAGAAGACGGCGGTGGCGGTCACCCACTGCAAGCGTGGAAGGGGCTTGATCAAGATTAACGGCTCCCCTATCGAGCTGGTTGAGCCCGAGGTCCTCCGCTTCAAGGCCTATGAGCCCATCCTCCTCCTCGGGCGCCACCGCTTCGCAGGTGTCGACATGCGCATCCGTGTAAACGGTGGAGGGCAAACGTCCCAGATCTACGCCATTCGTCAGAGCATTGCCAGGGCACTGGTCGCCTACTATCAGAAGTACGTAGACGAGCAGAGCAAGAAGGAGATAAGGGACATCCTTTACAGGTATGACAGAACCCTGCTGGCCTCGGACCCCAGGCGCTGTGAGCCCAAGAAGTTTGGTGGGCGTGGTGCTCGTGCAAGGTTCCAGAAGAGTTACCGTTGA
- the LOC120002748 gene encoding O-acyltransferase WSD1-like, with amino-acid sequence MATESDEPLTPAGRLFLQQEMETIIHLAIGMKYPIDIDSSKAFLKNSIMINHPRFCSLLVRDRSGREYWRRTEVDIDRHVIVLDAPVTTPDSHGSTAEAAVNEYLAGLAVSTPLSTEKPLWEIHVLRAQRCSIMRIHHALGDGISLMSMFLASCRRVDDPDALPRIPSGKSKQNQSGNERRRRRRNWGEVVWGILMMVWSNLVFMVDFVLRSLWVCDNKTAVTGGAGVELWPRKLATAKFLLEDMKLVKKAVSDATINDVLFGVVSLGLSRYLDHRSPNAVQEGLRLTGLAMVNLRDQQGLQDVTELMKNNSGTRWGNNFGMILLPVYYHKSGEDPLSYLKRAKSMIDRKKQSVEAHFSYKIGDLVMSLFGAKMACWLNYRILCNTTFAISNVVGPQDEIAFAGNPMTFLRANNSSLPHALAMHLVSYVGRADMQISVAKDIIPDPEFLAKCFEEALLEMKEAAAAITKF; translated from the exons ATGGCAACTGAATCCGACGAGCCTCTCACTCCCGCCGGCAGACTCTTCCTCCAGCAGGAGATGGAAACCATAATCCACCTCGCCATTGGCATGAAATACCCCATCGACATTGACTCCAGCAAAGCCTTTCTCAAGAACTCAATCATGATTAATCACCCCAGGTTCTGTAGTCTCTTAGTACGAGACCGCAGCGGCCGCGAGTACTGGCGAAGAACCGAGGTCGACATCGACCGGCACGTCATCGTACTCGACGCCCCTGTCACTACCCCCGACAGTCACGGTTCCACTGCAGAGGCAGCAGTGAACGAGTATTTAGCAGGTTTGGCTGTGAGTACACCGCTCAGTACGGAGAAACCACTGTGGGAGATTCACGTACTGCGAGCCCAGCGGTGCTCAATTATGAGAATCCATCACGCGCTGGGAGACGGGATCTCGTTAATGTCGATGTTCTTGGCGAGTTGTAGGAGGGTAGATGATCCTGATGCGCTGCCCAGAATACCTTCTGGGAAATCAAAGCAGAATCAAAGTGGGAatgagaggaggaggaggaggaggaattgGGGAGAAGTGGTGTGGGGGATTTTGATGATGGTGTGGTCTAATTTGGTGTTTATGGTAGATTTTGTGTTGAGAAGTTTGTGGGTTTGTGACAACAAAACTGCCGTCACTGGAGGCGCTGGGGTGGAGCTGTGGCCGAGAAAATTGGCTACTGCCAAGTTCTTGTTGGAGGATATGAAGTTGGTCAAAAAAGCTGTTTCTGATGCG ACCATTAATGATGTTCTTTTTGGTGTGGTATCATTGGGGCTATCAAGATACTTAGACCATCGGTCGCCAAATG CTGTGCAAGAGGGCCTTCGATTGACGGGTCTAGCCATGGTTAATTTGAGAGATCAACAAGGGCTACAG GATGTAACCGAGTTGATGAAAAACAACTCAGGAACACGGTGGGGTAACAACTTCGGCATGATTCTTCTGCCAGTTTATTACCATAAAAGTGGTGAAGATCCGTTATCATATTTGAAGAGAGCTAAATCAATGATTGATAGGAAAAAGCAATCTGTTGAGGCTCACTTCTCGTACAAAATCGGAGACCTGGTGATGTCCTTGTTTGGAGCAAAG ATGGCTTGTTGGTTAAACTACAGAATTCTTTGTAACACTACGTTTGCGATCTCAAATGTGGTCGGTCCACAAGATGAGATTGCATTTGCAGGGAATCCCATGACTTTCTTGAGAGCCAATAATTCTAGCCTGCCTCAT GCTCTAGCAATGCACCTGGTGAGCTATGTAGGAAGGGCTGACATGCAAATCTCCGTAGCTAAAGACATCATTCCTGATCCAGAATTTCTGGCGAAATGCTTCGAAGAAGCGTTGCTTGAGATGAAAGAAGCGGCTGCTGCCATCACTAAGTTCTAG